A window from Streptomyces sp. NBC_00335 encodes these proteins:
- a CDS encoding NUDIX hydrolase: MKGNAPPQHRVAGAVVVHEGRVLLVRRRVAEGQLLWQFPAGKVEPGESCDEAAVRETKEEAGLDVVPIVRLGERIHPLTNRQVSYTACKVAGGAAHVADHDEIAEVAWVTLSEIPQYIPYGLFTPVQQHLDVVLRS, from the coding sequence CTGAAGGGCAATGCTCCACCTCAGCATCGGGTTGCCGGGGCCGTTGTGGTTCATGAGGGTCGAGTACTGCTCGTACGGCGACGAGTTGCAGAGGGTCAACTCTTGTGGCAATTCCCAGCGGGCAAAGTCGAACCGGGTGAGTCGTGCGACGAAGCCGCCGTCCGCGAGACAAAGGAGGAAGCCGGCCTGGACGTGGTCCCCATTGTTCGGCTGGGCGAGCGGATCCATCCCCTCACCAATCGGCAAGTGTCCTACACAGCCTGCAAGGTGGCCGGCGGAGCCGCGCACGTGGCGGACCATGACGAAATCGCTGAGGTTGCGTGGGTGACCCTGTCGGAGATCCCGCAGTACATCCCGTACGGACTCTTCACGCCGGTCCAGCAACACCTGGACGTTGTCCTTCGATCTTGA
- a CDS encoding MFS transporter has protein sequence MASTAADPKAPSGIRRIVAASLIGTTIEWYDFFLYGTAAALVFNKLFFPTADPLTGTLIAFLTYAIGFLARPLGGVVFGHFGDKVGRKKLLVLSLLMMGGATFAMGLLPTHASIGVGAPILLTALRLVQGFALGGEWGGAVLIVSEHGGAEHRGFWASWPQSGAPGGNLLATGVLALLAGVQSDAAFLAWGWRIPFLLSGVLVMVGLWIRISVSESPVFLAAQAEAAASGRGEEEKAPVVQVFRKDWRQVLVAIGTRFGENISYYVLTSFLLVYVTTHLGLPKTTALNALLIGSAVHFLTIPAWGALSDRIGRRPVTLIGSVGMALWAFAFFVLVDSESFTVITLAVTAGLLLHGAMYGPQAAFISEMFDTKVRYSGASMGSQLASIIAGALAPIIAVELLKDYGSSVPVSVYLSAAALVTTLTVLFARETRGRDLSVPKAGAAAPAGVSAGSGYAAKVSDPA, from the coding sequence ATGGCCTCCACCGCAGCCGATCCGAAGGCTCCATCCGGAATACGGCGGATCGTCGCCGCCAGTCTCATCGGGACCACCATCGAGTGGTACGACTTCTTCCTCTACGGGACCGCCGCCGCCCTGGTCTTCAACAAGCTGTTCTTCCCCACCGCCGATCCGCTCACGGGCACCCTGATCGCCTTCCTCACCTACGCCATCGGGTTTCTCGCCCGGCCGCTGGGCGGCGTGGTCTTCGGGCATTTCGGGGACAAGGTCGGGCGCAAGAAGCTGCTGGTGCTGAGTCTGCTGATGATGGGCGGGGCGACCTTCGCGATGGGGCTGCTGCCCACCCACGCGAGCATCGGGGTCGGGGCGCCGATCCTGCTGACCGCGCTGCGGCTGGTGCAGGGGTTCGCGCTGGGCGGCGAGTGGGGCGGGGCCGTGCTGATCGTGTCCGAGCACGGCGGGGCCGAGCACCGCGGGTTCTGGGCCTCCTGGCCGCAGTCCGGGGCGCCCGGGGGGAACCTGCTGGCCACCGGGGTGCTGGCGCTGCTCGCCGGCGTGCAGTCGGACGCGGCGTTCCTCGCCTGGGGCTGGCGGATCCCCTTCCTGCTCTCCGGGGTCCTCGTGATGGTGGGGCTGTGGATCCGCATATCCGTGTCCGAGTCGCCCGTCTTCCTCGCGGCGCAGGCCGAGGCAGCCGCCTCAGGCCGGGGTGAGGAGGAGAAGGCACCCGTCGTCCAGGTGTTCCGCAAGGACTGGCGGCAGGTGCTGGTCGCCATCGGCACCCGGTTCGGCGAGAACATCTCGTACTACGTCCTCACTTCCTTCCTCCTCGTCTACGTCACCACCCATCTCGGGCTCCCGAAGACCACCGCGCTCAATGCGCTGCTCATCGGCTCGGCCGTGCACTTCCTGACCATCCCGGCCTGGGGCGCCCTGTCGGACCGGATCGGGCGCCGGCCGGTGACGCTGATCGGTTCGGTCGGCATGGCTCTGTGGGCGTTCGCGTTCTTCGTGCTGGTGGACTCCGAGTCGTTCACCGTCATCACCCTCGCCGTCACCGCCGGACTGCTGCTGCACGGGGCCATGTACGGGCCGCAGGCCGCCTTCATCTCGGAGATGTTCGACACCAAGGTCCGCTACTCGGGCGCCTCGATGGGCTCCCAGCTCGCCTCGATCATCGCGGGGGCGCTGGCCCCGATCATCGCCGTCGAGCTCCTGAAGGACTACGGCTCCTCCGTGCCGGTCTCCGTCTACCTGTCCGCGGCCGCCCTCGTCACCACCCTCACGGTCCTGTTCGCCCGCGAGACCCGGGGCCGCGACCTGTCCGTTCCCAAGGCGGGGGCAGCGGCGCCGGCAGGGGTGTCCGCGGGAAGCGGGTACGCCGCCAAGGTGTCCGATCCCGCCTGA
- the cseB gene encoding two-component system response regulator CseB produces MYERVGGVLETRVPDPVPVPVNVLVVEDDATIRRAVQLSLERYGYQVAVAADGLGGLEAFRAGGHDLLILDVMLPELDGIGLCRRIREESLVPVLMMSARGDALDVVAGLEAGADDYVVKPVDTSVLVARIRTLLRRATFRPAEPEAGSAESEAPSADAQSPAKAARVLAFGDLTVDTLGLEVRRGGRAVPLTPTELRLLLEFAAAPGAVLDRRRLLRDVWDYGWEGDTRVVDLCVLRLRKKIGADRIETVRGFGYKLVRT; encoded by the coding sequence ATGTATGAGCGAGTAGGTGGCGTGTTGGAAACCCGGGTCCCCGACCCCGTACCCGTCCCAGTCAACGTACTCGTCGTCGAGGACGACGCCACCATCCGCCGCGCTGTCCAGCTGTCCCTGGAGCGCTACGGCTACCAGGTCGCGGTGGCCGCGGACGGACTCGGCGGCCTGGAGGCGTTCCGGGCCGGCGGGCACGATCTGCTGATCCTGGATGTGATGCTGCCGGAACTGGACGGCATCGGGCTGTGCCGCCGGATCCGCGAGGAGAGCCTGGTCCCGGTCCTGATGATGTCCGCGCGCGGTGACGCCCTGGACGTGGTCGCAGGGCTGGAGGCGGGCGCCGACGACTACGTCGTCAAACCCGTCGACACCTCCGTCCTCGTCGCCCGCATCCGTACGCTGCTGCGCCGCGCGACCTTCCGGCCGGCCGAGCCCGAGGCGGGTTCGGCGGAGTCGGAGGCCCCCTCCGCTGACGCCCAATCTCCCGCGAAGGCCGCCCGGGTACTGGCCTTCGGCGACCTGACCGTTGACACGCTCGGCCTGGAGGTGCGCCGGGGCGGGCGGGCCGTCCCGCTGACCCCCACCGAGCTGCGCCTGCTGTTGGAGTTCGCCGCGGCTCCCGGCGCCGTGCTGGACCGCCGCAGGCTGCTGCGCGACGTCTGGGACTACGGCTGGGAGGGCGACACCCGGGTCGTGGACCTGTGCGTGCTGCGGCTGCGCAAGAAGATCGGCGCCGACCGGATCGAGACCGTCCGCGGCTTCGGCTACAAGCTCGTCCGCACCTGA
- a CDS encoding endonuclease/exonuclease/phosphatase family protein — translation MVAAAALCGALVMALHAHVPNGFGNLGSLFQTFLPWAGLSVPALLALAAVRRSRLAAVAVLAPAVVWVSLFGGMLTDKRAAGGDLTVVSHNVDEENPDPLRTAQALAGSGADVLALEELSTKATPVYERELAARYPYHSVHLGVGLWSKYPLHGVEPVPIMPWTRAVRATVDTPSGPVAVFAAHLASVRVTPSAGFTTARRNESAGKLAEAVRAEVLPRVVVMGDFNGTAEDSALGPVTAPLRSAQREAGAGFGFTWPASFPMVRIDQILVKGVSPVSSWTLPATGSDHLPVAASVRL, via the coding sequence CTGGTCGCCGCCGCCGCGCTGTGCGGGGCCCTGGTCATGGCGCTGCACGCCCACGTCCCGAACGGGTTCGGGAACCTGGGTAGTTTGTTCCAGACGTTCCTGCCCTGGGCCGGGCTGAGCGTCCCCGCGCTGCTGGCGCTGGCGGCGGTGAGACGTTCACGGCTCGCGGCGGTCGCCGTACTGGCGCCCGCGGTCGTCTGGGTCTCCCTCTTCGGCGGGATGCTCACCGACAAGCGCGCCGCGGGCGGGGACCTCACCGTGGTCAGCCACAACGTCGACGAGGAGAATCCCGACCCCCTGCGCACCGCGCAGGCCCTCGCCGGGTCGGGCGCGGACGTGCTCGCGCTGGAGGAGCTGTCCACGAAGGCGACGCCCGTGTACGAGCGTGAGCTGGCCGCCCGCTACCCGTACCACTCGGTGCACCTGGGCGTCGGGTTGTGGAGCAAGTACCCGCTGCACGGCGTGGAGCCGGTGCCGATCATGCCCTGGACACGCGCCGTACGGGCCACGGTCGACACCCCGAGCGGGCCCGTCGCCGTGTTCGCCGCCCACCTCGCCTCGGTACGGGTGACCCCGAGCGCCGGTTTCACCACCGCGCGCCGCAACGAGTCGGCCGGGAAGCTGGCCGAGGCCGTACGGGCCGAGGTGCTGCCCCGGGTCGTCGTGATGGGCGACTTCAACGGGACGGCCGAGGACTCGGCACTGGGGCCGGTGACCGCACCGCTCCGCTCGGCGCAGCGGGAGGCCGGGGCCGGCTTCGGATTCACCTGGCCCGCCTCGTTCCCGATGGTCCGCATCGACCAGATCCTGGTGAAGGGGGTGAGCCCGGTCTCCTCGTGGACCCTGCCGGCCACCGGCAGCGACCACCTGCCCGTCGCTGCCTCCGTCCGGCTGTGA
- a CDS encoding helix-turn-helix domain-containing protein has translation MAPVNDPTAPALRQLLDLLAQGAPAEHFARPGAQARTAGVGAVEQALVEEATRVALDIRRTLDQHRRREAELTALFDTAGDLAALRDLDAVLRAIVRRARTLLGTDCAYLTLNDPVVGDTFMRVTDGSVSAAFQQLRLGMGEGLGGLVAQTARPYASADYRADDRFRHTSTIDAGVREEGLRGILGVPLRVASRVIGVLYAADRSVRDFAPDAVALLSSLADHAAVAIDGARLLEETRTALVELNAATETARAHSEAARLATETHDRLTDLVLRGGDVTDVAREVAALLRGGLVVHDADGTELARVATEPIGAPAQGVAASRAGGRAVPVDGVWVCAVLAGPELLGSIALTGRAELSDSDRRLFERTGLVTALLLLLRRSVAHAEDRVRGELLSDLLTPRSAGHTPHTGSRTIRARKLGVDLARPHSLLVLHCDAALRPRLSAEAARRARDRGGLAGLHEGHVVLLTPAERPGDLARSLAAELGQAVGTPVTVGSAGPAGDPGGLPGVYAEAVRCLRALHALGHTGHGAALPDLGFVGLLLGDHGDVGGYVERVLGPVIDYDAQRGTELVRTLQAYYVHGASLSKAKDALHIHVNTVVQRLDRIGRLLGEDWNSPARALELQLALRLHLLANSVPPTA, from the coding sequence ATGGCCCCCGTGAACGATCCCACCGCGCCCGCGTTGCGGCAGCTCCTGGACCTGCTCGCCCAGGGCGCGCCCGCCGAGCACTTCGCGCGGCCCGGCGCGCAGGCCCGTACCGCCGGCGTTGGAGCCGTCGAGCAGGCCCTCGTGGAGGAGGCGACCCGGGTGGCCCTCGACATCCGGCGCACCCTCGACCAGCACCGCAGGCGCGAGGCGGAGCTCACCGCCCTCTTCGACACGGCCGGCGACCTCGCGGCGCTGCGCGATCTCGACGCGGTGCTACGGGCCATCGTGCGGCGGGCCCGGACCCTGCTCGGTACGGACTGCGCCTACCTCACGCTCAACGACCCCGTCGTGGGCGATACGTTCATGCGGGTCACCGACGGCTCCGTCTCCGCCGCCTTCCAGCAGCTGCGCCTGGGCATGGGCGAGGGGCTCGGCGGGCTGGTCGCGCAGACGGCCCGGCCCTACGCCAGCGCCGACTACCGCGCCGACGACCGCTTCCGGCACACCAGCACCATCGACGCGGGGGTGCGCGAGGAGGGGCTGCGGGGCATTCTCGGTGTGCCGCTGCGCGTCGCCTCGCGGGTCATCGGGGTGCTCTACGCCGCCGACCGGTCGGTCCGCGATTTCGCCCCCGACGCGGTGGCACTGCTCTCCTCGCTGGCCGACCACGCGGCCGTCGCCATCGACGGGGCGCGGCTGCTGGAGGAGACGCGTACGGCGCTGGTCGAACTGAACGCGGCCACCGAGACCGCCCGGGCCCACAGCGAAGCTGCGCGGCTGGCCACCGAGACCCACGACCGGCTCACCGATCTGGTCCTGCGCGGCGGGGACGTCACCGATGTGGCGCGGGAGGTGGCCGCGCTGCTGCGGGGCGGACTGGTGGTGCACGACGCCGACGGCACCGAGCTGGCCCGGGTCGCCACCGAACCGATCGGCGCGCCCGCCCAGGGGGTGGCGGCCTCCCGTGCCGGCGGCCGGGCCGTGCCGGTGGACGGCGTGTGGGTCTGCGCGGTCCTGGCCGGGCCCGAACTCCTCGGCAGCATCGCGCTGACGGGCCGGGCGGAGCTGTCGGACAGCGACCGGAGGCTGTTCGAACGCACCGGCCTGGTCACCGCGCTCCTCCTGCTGCTGCGCCGCTCGGTGGCCCACGCCGAGGACCGGGTGCGCGGTGAGCTCCTCAGCGACCTGCTGACCCCGCGGAGCGCGGGGCACACCCCCCACACCGGCAGCCGGACGATCAGGGCCCGCAAACTCGGCGTCGACCTCGCGCGCCCGCACTCCCTGCTGGTGCTGCACTGCGACGCGGCGCTGCGGCCCCGGCTGTCCGCGGAGGCGGCGCGCCGCGCCCGCGACCGGGGCGGCCTGGCCGGGCTGCACGAGGGCCACGTCGTCCTGCTCACCCCGGCCGAGCGGCCCGGGGACCTCGCGCGTTCCCTGGCGGCGGAGTTGGGGCAGGCGGTGGGCACGCCCGTCACCGTGGGCTCCGCCGGGCCGGCGGGCGACCCGGGCGGCCTGCCGGGCGTGTACGCCGAGGCCGTGCGCTGCCTGCGGGCCCTGCACGCGCTGGGCCACACCGGCCACGGGGCCGCCCTGCCCGATCTGGGCTTCGTCGGCCTGCTGCTCGGGGACCACGGTGACGTCGGCGGGTACGTCGAGCGGGTGCTCGGCCCCGTCATCGACTACGACGCCCAGCGGGGCACCGAGCTGGTCCGCACCCTGCAGGCCTACTACGTCCACGGGGCGAGCCTCTCCAAGGCGAAGGACGCGCTGCACATCCACGTGAACACCGTCGTGCAGCGCCTCGACCGGATCGGCCGACTCCTGGGCGAGGACTGGAACAGCCCCGCCCGCGCTCTGGAGCTCCAACTCGCTCTGCGCCTGCACCTCCTGGCGAACTCCGTCCCGCCCACGGCCTGA